The DNA segment GTGCCGCACGGTACGATCGTCGAGCTGGAGGACCTCGCATAGCCGGTGCGCGTTGAAGGGCCTCCCGCGAAGCGTCACGATGATCCGGGCGCGGTTCACGCCGCCGCGCGTACCTGCGATGAGATCCCATAGGAGCTGCCTCAAGGCCGCACTCAGGGGCAGGTGGGCATAGGGCCTGCAGGGATGAGCATGGTGGGGCGCAGAAAGGAAAGGGGTGCCCGGCGCGTCGGTGGACGGTCGGGCACGGTTCGGCCCTCGGGCTCACGTGGCCACGAGGCCCACATCACTCGCGGGGAGTCCCGAGGCGGTCGAGACGGACGACAGCGTGCCGTCCCCGTGGATGAGGAAGCCGGCAAGGGCTCCGTCCCCCGAATCCAGGACGTACAGGAACCTGCCGTTCCCGCTGATCCCCAGGTCCGTCGGGCCGTTGCCCGGCTTCGCGGCGACCTCCTGGTCCAGCGCAAGCTGCCCGTGGTCGCTGAGCTCGTACCTCGAGAGGTCGTTGCTCGGGGGGTGCGCGTTGCTCGTGTACGCGAAGCGGCCGTGGTTCGTGACCGCAACCCAGCAGGCTGCATACTCGAAGTCCGGGATCGAGGCGCTGATCGTCGTCAGGCTACCGTCGTGCCCGACCTGGTAGGAGGAGAGCGCGGACGTCCCGTTGGGTCCGCCTCCCGCCTCGCTCACGATCAGGTGTCCGTCCTCGTCGAACGCGAACCCGAACGGCACGGCGCCGTTGGACGCGTGGGAGATCGCCCCACTCGCGACGCCATGGTGGTCCACAGTGAACGTGTCGATCGAGTTCGTCGTCTTCTCCGTCACGACGAGGACCCGCCCCTCGGGGTTGAAGGAGATCTGGGCGGGTCCCGACCCGCTCAGGCTCTGCTCGGATCCCGGGATGGCGGACAGCGTGCCCCGGCCGTCGAGCCGGAAGCCCGCGATGTTCGGGGTCTCGCCGCCCGCGTTCACCACGTAGACCCAGTCGTCATGGATCGTCACGCTGATGGGCATGATGCCCCCGGACGCCACAACGTCGGTTAGCGTCAAGCCACCCGGGCTCACACGGAACACGGAGAGTTCGTTGCTTCCCGCATCGACGGCGACGAGGATGCGGTTGTCATCCCCCAGCGCGAGGGCTCCCTGGCTCCCCAGCCCGCTGTCCGTCCCTAGGCCTCCCGCGGACACGGTCCCCTTCCACGACAGCTGACCGTCGCGGGCCCGGGCGTACCAGACAATGGCGTTCCCCGCCGCGGCGTTCGTCTCCGTGTAGACGGCTCGGATGCCTCGCTCGGACGCAGGACCATCGCCTCCGCCCGGATGCGCGGCCACGACCGGAAGGAGCAGCGCACTCCCGAGGACGAGCAATCCCATGATCACGCATGCCATCACACCCGATACGATCCGTTTGTTCCTCCGCATGGATGCCCTCGGGAAACGGGCAGGCCCGGGACGGCCATCAGGGTTGTTCAGAATGAGGCCAGAATCCTGCCCGAATCGTCCTTGGATCCATGCGGAAACCGGCCGAGCCGGACGGGACTCCGCATGCGTCCCCGGCGATCGTGCGGGGGGCGGTTTCGGGCCACCCCGCATACCCCGCCACTGCACTCGCGTCTTGGTTCTCTCCATCCGCCGGTCCTGTCAGAGTAT comes from the Thermoplasmata archaeon genome and includes:
- a CDS encoding beta-propeller fold lactonase family protein → MRRNKRIVSGVMACVIMGLLVLGSALLLPVVAAHPGGGDGPASERGIRAVYTETNAAAGNAIVWYARARDGQLSWKGTVSAGGLGTDSGLGSQGALALGDDNRILVAVDAGSNELSVFRVSPGGLTLTDVVASGGIMPISVTIHDDWVYVVNAGGETPNIAGFRLDGRGTLSAIPGSEQSLSGSGPAQISFNPEGRVLVVTEKTTNSIDTFTVDHHGVASGAISHASNGAVPFGFAFDEDGHLIVSEAGGGPNGTSALSSYQVGHDGSLTTISASIPDFEYAACWVAVTNHGRFAYTSNAHPPSNDLSRYELSDHGQLALDQEVAAKPGNGPTDLGISGNGRFLYVLDSGDGALAGFLIHGDGTLSSVSTASGLPASDVGLVAT